From Alligator mississippiensis isolate rAllMis1 chromosome 1, rAllMis1, whole genome shotgun sequence:
CCGAAACGCTGGTTGACCAGAATAAGGAAGGTTGGAAAAGGGTATCGGATGCACCTCTTCCCGCAAAGCCCTACAGGAATATCGGCCCATGGTGGCATTAgctcagtggctctcaacctcatGGGACTCAAGGTCCCCCCAACTCCGtagcttttgtgaattgagcgtcaaccaatttcaaaagctaattCATAAATTACAGGTGCTTAGCTCCTTGCGAAGGGGCCAGGCAAGGACaaacctgagcctgcacttatgtgcttagcttatctgcttatGTCCTCACAGATCAGggcacctttcaaaggatctggtggcaccccagagtgccctggcaccctggtagGGAAGAATCCCTGCATTAGCTCCTCGGTGGATTCCCTCTGTGTCTTCAAGGGGCTGGGAGCATTTAGTTGGGGGGAAACTAGTCAAGTGAGTCTAATGCATCTGTgctggggtggcacatgcccctgaGATGGCTTTCTATGGATGCCAGGGGGCCTGGCATCCGACCTCTTGGCCACTTCATGAGGAGGATCCTGTGTCCGGTCAGATTGTCCCACATTCAGCTCCAAGAGGGGACGCCGTGAATGTCCTGCCTGGCACTTCCCTTTCCTCCACTGGCATGTCCACAGGACGGGGGTTGTGGCTGATGTGTCGAGGAGCTCAGGGGTTTGCTCAGTGGAAGTTGGACTAGGATTCAGCACAGGGTCATGTTCAAACCCTCGCCGAGGGGTGCGCTGTGGGGGGAAGAGCAACTCTCTAGCAAGAGCAGCACTCCGAATGCTGCCGCTGCATTATTTAACTATTGCTTGTAGCTTGAAATCTCAGTGCCGGGCAGGGGAAACGCTCCGGACCAGCACAGTCCCCACTCTGACCCACCGTGTCCTGCCCTGTTTCATTGACAAGTGAGGAGGTAAAAGACCAGTGGCAGTTCAGATCACTCTGCAAAGTCCTTGTGCCTTTACTGTGCACAGCACAGCTATGGCATTTTCTCCAGGGTAATCAAATACACATTTAACTTGCAAACCCCTGGCTGGTTGAAAAGTTGCTGCGAAAGCTGTTTATGTGCTAGCACACCAGCGGAGCAAACAGCAGAAAAGGGGCTGGTTTCTTCGACCTCACGTCTGGTCCTGGCTCTTTTACATAGTGAAAACATGACGTTCTCCAAAGTGTTCACGGTCACATGATGCAGGACTTTGAGCTCCCAGTCTCGGTGGCTTTTCACGCACGAGCTCTTGATtgtttttcttattcttttccttttttttttattctttattaataGGATCTGAGAGCACTTTTGCCCTGTTGGTCCAGTGGCGAATGATGAAGGGTGGAGTGATGCTGGTGCATGGCTGCATGTCAGCATTGTGCGTAGTAGGGCTTTGCAagtgtttcgtttcgaagctgcttcgagctcgaaacagcaaattCGAAATCAAGCGAAAAGCTTCAAAACGGCTTGGAAattaaatgagggcacttgaaactgTCTCTAGTgagttatggaatagagaagatcccacacaacttactgatttgtttgatgcactggctgggggagtagttagctacttgcacgatttcacaatgattgcacacttaattcatacaacacaattttattttaaatttctttgttacgcatataacactgtttagctttaagaaataccacaaacattaagaacacaataactacatgtatcagaaacaatgctccaaatgcacttctttaaaacaattacaattacaactaactatataatttgacccagaaaagttattactatattatacttacaatcctacaaTTCAGAGAAGCCGAACACCtagatatggtttcattcctcagtagtacaatttaatgggttggcctcagtagtacggttcaatgggctggcctcagaagtgataggaacaagtccccttccttcggTCCCACTcaggcttcagcgtgaactaagagattcgtgttcatggagagggtggttcaggtgattggtctgatccggcctacatttgcgattcttccttcgttgttctgcaagtgaggttacctccaaattgggacagtaggttacaggttttattgggtgagttgccgtcttgggcccctcctacccaaacctgtcactactcccaaatttgggctcggatcttactttaCAGGTTCTTTTGCTTGGCAATCAGTTTGTGTCCACTGACTGTTCAGTTTCTTTGGGGGATTTTCCACACCACTGCAGTGACCTCTCTTTCCAACCTGTTCAAAAGCCCCTAGAATTTGATCTCtcgggatgtttgcttaagggtcgtttttaagttaactttgttaaaggcctctaaagataaaattcaagaacCAGGACCTTCTGCacataggccaaaacaatggcctagataagaagatgaaccttgcttttttcctaaactggctaatgggcatttattataagcattcaaatattacattcaatatgacagaaaggttttgagtttcgaagcagctcAGTGTcgggaggcaggagggagccagggctgtgctccacctcccagtGCCGTGCTGAGCTCCAtagggctgcagagccactgggagtgcagccctggctctcccctgcctcctgccactgggctggatgacaggaggttgctgctgctgcctaaggccagcagcagcctcagtctctcctggtgctgggtgcaggatgcgcccagcgccagtcccaggtggcagcagcagcttcctgtcatccgaTGCAGATCCGAGGGCCCGCGCtgccaggaggagtccagcacagccctgcagccctccctgaaTCTGCGCGCCGGCCGGCgagtgtcacgagttttgctttttgcagtttgaggtgcagtttccaagaaacctctgcacctatctccttgaaacttggcagacttcatgccctcagaagggtctATACGATCCCTGTAATTTTCATCTAAATCGGGCAAGAAAGGACAACGTCTTAGGCATTTTTGTAATTCCCCATGATAGCCTATAGGCAACACGTCGAAGCAGTTTCGACGAAACGAAATGGGACGGTGCTTCGAAACAAAACGCAACAGTGAAACGAAACACCGTCCCGTTGAAACGGTGAAATGGGAGTCGAAacgaaatgatggtgttttgcacagccctagtgagtaATGAGCTGATAATACTAGGATGTGAGGCTGTGGTATCCTGCATGGTGATACCGTGCCCCATGTTTCTGTCACACGCTACACTGCTCCGATGTTTGAAATGCGGGCCCTTTGATTGTCCCACAATGGGACAGGACAGACTCATCGGCATCAGGACTGTCCCGTGATGTTCACAGAGCATGGAGCCGGCGCACTTGCTCCCACCCACGTGGGCAAAGTCCTGAAGATCAGGATCCTGGCTTGATGGGGCTGGCAGGCACCTCAGGAGGGCAGCACGTCCACCCTTTGGATTgcggcaggatcattcctgtcgaaaccaccccagccaagtgctcAACTAAGCTGCTcttaaacacttccaaggatgcagactccacagcttctctagtACCCTGTTTCATTGCTGAATCGCTTCGTACCGAGAGAGcctttcctaatgtccaacctgaatttccTGTTGCAATTTAAAACCATTACTTCATAGCCTGTCCCCTGCCGCTACAGAAAACCAGCTATTCCTaccctctttgtaaccacccttcaggtatttgaagaccactatcaactcccccccccccccaatcttctcCAGACTCGGTCATTCCAGTTTTGCCAGCCCTTCCTATACCCATGAGTCTTTTGAAGCAATGAAGCCACCTTAGGGCCGCGCTCAACATTGATCCCAGTTTCCTCGGGCCCGTTCATTGACACGGGCACAGGGCTTCGTTTCCAGATTTCATTGCTCGCAGGGCAAGAGCGGATGGGgcatcctgcctcccccccaccccagctttgcCACGGTGGCCTGGCTGCAAGAGCCCTCGATTCACTATAAACAACTGTGCTCCAGCTTGCACGGGAGCGGTTGTCAGGGAGCTTGACATCAGAGATCCCTTCCCTATAGATTAGCGAGCGGTGGCAGGATCTGCTCCTCCTCTGCAAATGAGACGAGAGGGCACCCAGAGGAAACCCCCCAGGGCTCTTTGCATCATTGACCCGGGTTGCCTAGCACCGCTGGGAGCGGCGAGGCGGGGCGCCGAAGCTCTGGGctggcatttttttccccagggcaGCCCATTCGGAGAGTCAGACGCTGCCGAGAAGTTAGCCGGGGAGGAGAGAAGCGGAGGCGATGGCTGCCGACGCCTCGGACCTGGAGCTGCCCTTCGTCCTGGACGAGCAGCTCACCAAGTGCATGCGGCTGCGGGTGCAGAGCCTGCAGCAGAGGAACGAGCGGCCGCAGGACGGCGAGAAGCTGCTGCGGCTCCACGAGTACGTCTACCGGGTGGACTTCGTCCGCCAGCACAACCTGCGCTTCCTCCGCTGGAGGGTCCGGCTGGGGAAACCCGGCAAGGTCACGGTGGCGGGCATCTCCCAGCACTGGACCCCCGACCTCACCAACCTCATGACCCGGCAGCTGCTGGAGCCGGCTGGCATCTTCTGGAAGAAGCCGGGGGGCAAGGAGGTGGAGTACAACGAGGCAGACGCCCAGGAGTTCGGGGAAAGGCTGAACGAGCTGGCCAAGATCCGCAAGGTGATGTACTTCCTGCTGGCCTTCGCCGATGGCCTCGAACCCACCCACCTCAAATGCTCCATCATATTCAAAGGCTGATCCCCCACCACCCATCCTGGGCAACTCCCGGTGCCTCCTTGCCCCCGCCTGGGATCTCTCCCTCcgtgtttctttctttttgctttgatcagtcacttcttttttttatgaAAGGGACAGCACCACAAGAACCGGTGTCCCGTTGACAGGCAGCTGACTTTATCATGTTGAGATTAGCCAAGTAACAGTAAAGTGGATCCCCCACCCACATGCCCATGGAGCAATGCCCCCTGGTGCGTGCCGCAGCTTGCAGCTGATGTGATGGAGCGGGCTCTTGCTTTGGGAGCCTTCGGGCACCGTGTTGCACACTAGAGTTCAGCCCTGCAAGCTCTTCGGCCGAGCGAGGAGCAGGCACGCTTGTTTGGTTGCTCCATCTCAGCCAGCCACGGTCCAGTGAAAATACTCCAAGTCCCATCCACCCGATAGCCCTGTGAAGAAAGGGACGGCCCCAGGGAgagcagtactttgcatttgaaGCTCAAAGCCAGCCTCTGCACAAGTGTTGAGTGATTTTATTTGGGGGGACACTATTCTCCAAGATGCCTCCCTGAGTCCCGTGAAGCATCTGCAGGGTTTGCTTTGCCTTCCGCTggagctgcagggctctgcctctCTGAACATCAGGCTCAAAAGGAGTCTCCTATCACCCATGAAATGAATGCACCCCGAGCCCCAGGACAGCTGTGCAGACCCGGTGGTCCAGCCCTGGGCGAGAACTTGAGGATTTAGCCTGCTGTTAATCTCAGTGGCTCATCTCTTCCCTGCAAGCAGCAAGCGCCTCTCTCTGCCTTTGCATTACTGGGACACAAGCAGAGCACTGTTACTGCCTGGGGATTTTCCTAGCTGAAATCATTTGGAAAATCAATCCACCACAGCATCCAGAGCTGGAGAAACTCTGAGAGCAGAAGCAAGAGGTTTTCTGAACATATATAACCCTTTATAGGCCAGGCCCAGGTGTGAGTCTTTTTCAGTGCTCCCCCTTTGTAGAATACATGCATGTACAGTACAGGTATATGAAAGCACAGAGAGCTATATTAATTAATAACCTGGTGTACAGTGCTGTGACTTTGGACAGGATGTTTCAAGCCATAGGCTAAGGCACTTCTTCTGTCCCAAAGAGTCCCCTGCTAACACTTAAACTAGGCACAGAGCTTTGTCCTAGGTGTCCACAGAAGCTGCATGGTCTAGAGGGAAGGCTGCAGGGTTGGAAGTCA
This genomic window contains:
- the OMP gene encoding olfactory marker protein, whose protein sequence is MAADASDLELPFVLDEQLTKCMRLRVQSLQQRNERPQDGEKLLRLHEYVYRVDFVRQHNLRFLRWRVRLGKPGKVTVAGISQHWTPDLTNLMTRQLLEPAGIFWKKPGGKEVEYNEADAQEFGERLNELAKIRKVMYFLLAFADGLEPTHLKCSIIFKG